The following coding sequences lie in one Lolium perenne isolate Kyuss_39 chromosome 2, Kyuss_2.0, whole genome shotgun sequence genomic window:
- the LOC127335107 gene encoding uncharacterized protein, which yields MARAPVFVALLCLAAIALASGADARKMVGVYVLKKGDFSVKITNWGATIMSIVVPDSKGNLADVVLGMDTLAEVVNDTSYFGPLTGRVAQRIARGRFVLDGKVYHTYLNDGKNAIHGGHRGFSKVIWTVKEYVAGGDSPYITLYYRSFDGEQGFPGDLDVYATYQLSSPYVLSVRTNATALNKATPVNFLQHVYWNLGGHGSGDVLGHTLQLSASRYTPLDKELLPSSGRVEPVAGTNYDFRTPTPIGARIRQVMGGQMVGYDLNYVVDGEGMRKVATVRDGKSGRGMELSANQPAMQFYTGNWLNNTKGKDGMVYNQYGGFCLETQAYPDAVNHPEFPSIIVRPGQVYKHDMVYKFSY from the exons ATGGCGAGAGCTCCGGTGTTTGTCGCGCTCTTATGCCTCGCAGCCATTGCGCTGGCCAGCGGTGCCGATGCCAGGAAGATGGTCGGTGTATACGTGCTCAAGAAAGGAGACTTCTCCGTCAAGATTACCAACTGGGGCGCCACTATCATGTCGATCGTCGTTCCTGATTCCAAAG GGAATTTGGCTGATGTTGTGCTTGGTATGGACACCCTCGCTGAAGTTGTG AATGATACTTCTTACTTCGGCCCGCTGACCGGGCGCGTGGCCCAAAGGATAGCAAGGGGGCGGTTCGTCCTCGACGGCAAAGTATACCACACGTACCTCAACGACGGCAAGAACGCAATTCATG GTGGTCACAGAGGGTTCAGCAAGGTGATATGGACGGTGAAGGAGTACGTTGCCGGCGGCGACTCCCCATACATCACGCTCTACTACCGCAGCTTCGACGGGGAGCAAG GATTCCCCGGAGACCTGGACGTCTACGCGACGTACCAACTATCGAGCCCATACGTGCTGAGCGTGCGCACCAACGCGACGGCGCTGAACAAGGCGACGCCGGTGAACTTCCTGCAGCACGTGTACTGGAACCTGGGCGGGCATGGCAGCGGCGACGTGCTGGGCCACACCCTCCAGCTCTCCGCGTCCCGGTACACGCCGCTGGACAAGGAGCTCCTCCCGTCGTCCGGCCGCGTCGAACCCGTCGCCGGCACCAACTACGACTTCCGGACGCCGACGCCTATCGGAGCGCGCATCCGGCAGGTCATGGGTGGCCAGATGGTTGGGTACGACCTCAACTACGTGGTCGACGGGGAAGGCATGAGGAAGGTGGCCACCGTCAGGGACGGCAAGTCCGGCCGCGGGATGGAGCTTTCGGCCAACCAGCCGGCAATGCAGTTCTACACGGGCAACTGGCTGAACAACACCAAGGGGAAGGATGGCATGGTGTACAACCAGTATGGCGGGTTTTGTCTGGAGACTCAGGCATACCCCGACGCCGTGAACCACCCCGAATTCCCGTCCATCATAGTGAGGCCCGGCCAGGTGTACAAGCACGACATGGTCTACAAGTTCTCCTACTAG
- the LOC127335105 gene encoding uncharacterized protein, whose product MARAPVFLALLCLVASLLASGADARKMVGVYVLKKGDFSVKMTNWGATIMSIVLPDSKGNLADVVLGKDTLAEYVNDTSYFGPLTGRVAQRLARGRFVLDGKVYHTYINDGRNSIHGGHRGFSKVIWTVKEYVAGGNSPYITLYYRSFDGEQGFPGDLDVYATYQLSSPYALSIRTNATALNKATPVNFLQHVYLNLGGQGSGDVLGHTLQLFASRYTPMDEELLPSSGRVDPVAGTNYDFRTPTPIGARIRQVSGGKPGVHGYDINYVIDGAGMRKVAAVRDGASGRGLELSANQPAMQFYTANGLNDTKGKGGKVYRQYSGFCLETQAYPDAVNHPEFPSITVRPGQVYKHDMVYKFSF is encoded by the exons ATGGCGAGGGCTCCGGTGTTTCTCGCCCTCTTGTGCCTTGTGGCCTCTTTGTTGGCCAGCGGCGCCGATGCGAGGAAGATGGTTGGTGTCTACGTTCTGAAAAAAGGAGATTTCTCCGTCAAGATGACCAACTGGGGCGCCACTATCATGTCGATCGTCCTCCCTGATTCCAAAG GGAACTTGGCCGATGTTGTCCTGGGTAAAGACACCCTCGCCGAGTATGTG AACGATACCTCTTACTTCGGGCCGCTCACCGGGCGCGTGGCGCAACGATTGGCCAGGGGTCGATTCGTCCTGGACGGCAAAGTATACCACACCTACATCAACGACGGCAGGAACTCGATCCATG GTGGTCACAGGGGATTCAGCAAAGTCATATGGACAGTGAAGGAGTATGTTGCCGGCGGCAACTCCCCGTACATCACGCTATACTACCGCAGCTTCGATGGAGAGCAAG GATTTCCTGGAGATTTGGACGTGTACGCGACGTACCAGCTGTCGAGCCCGTACGCCCTGAGCATTCGCACGAACGCGACGGCGCTTAACAAAGCCACGCCGGTGAACTTCCTGCAGCACGTGTACCTGAACCTGGGCGGGCAGGGCAGCGGCGACGTGCTGGGCCACACGCTCCAGCTCTTCGCATCGCGGTACACCCCCATGGACGAGGAGCTCCTCCCGTCGTCCGGCCGCGTCGACCCGGTCGCCGGTACCAACTACGACTTCCGGACGCCGACGCCCATCGGCGCGCGCATCCGGCAGGTTAGCGGCGGCAAGCCGGGCGTCCACGGGTACGACATCAACTACGTGATCGACGGGGCCGGCATGCGGAAGGTGGCGGCGGTGCGGGATGGCGCGTCCGGCCGTGGGTTGGAGCTTTCGGCCAACCAGCCAGCGATGCAGTTCTACACCGCCAACGGACTGAACGACACCAAGGGGAAGGGCGGCAAGGTGTACAGGCAGTACAGCGGATTTTGTCTGGAGACGCAGGCGTACCCCGACGCCGTGAATCACCCTGAATTCCCGTCGATCACGGTGAGGCCCGGCCAGGTGTACAAGCACGATATGGTCTACAAGTTCTCCTTCTAG